In Xanthomonas sp. SI, the following are encoded in one genomic region:
- the ybeY gene encoding rRNA maturation RNase YbeY, with protein MTKGPVHLDVGVSYALPRAGLPAAASFRKWVAAALKGRIREADLAIRLVDDKEGRSLNHHYRGKDYATNVLSFPAELPEGLPKGVKLPLLGDLVICAPVVAREAAEQGKPLNAHYAHLTVHGVLHLLGWDHEDDKEADAMEQLEREILADLGVGDPYAGER; from the coding sequence ATGACCAAAGGTCCGGTCCACCTCGACGTCGGCGTCAGCTACGCCCTGCCCCGCGCCGGGTTGCCGGCGGCGGCGAGCTTCCGCAAATGGGTGGCCGCCGCGCTGAAGGGCCGCATCCGCGAAGCCGACCTGGCGATCCGCCTGGTCGACGACAAGGAAGGCCGCTCGCTCAACCACCACTACCGCGGCAAGGACTACGCCACCAACGTGCTCAGCTTCCCGGCCGAACTGCCCGAAGGCCTGCCCAAGGGCGTCAAGCTGCCATTGCTCGGCGACCTGGTGATCTGTGCGCCGGTGGTGGCGCGCGAGGCCGCCGAACAGGGCAAGCCGCTCAACGCCCATTACGCGCACCTGACCGTGCACGGCGTGCTGCACCTGCTCGGCTGGGACCACGAGGACGACAAGGAGGCCGACGCGATGGAGCAGCTGGAGCGCGAGATCCTGGCCGACCTGGGCGTGGGCGATCCCTACGCCGGGGAACGCTGA
- a CDS encoding PhoH family protein, translating into MTIPTQRDFTLDPADTERMANLAGPFDAHLRQIELRLGVEISNRGNVFRITGPSSAVAAAEILLQALYAEADSVVFDDQAIHLRLNQANVDHVAQRAYEPQEVAIKVKRGTVRGRGANQAKYLHQIASHDINFGVGPAGTGKTFLAVASAVEALNESRVQRLILVRPAVEAGEKLGFLPGDLSQKVDPYLRPLYDALYEMLGVEKVIKLLEKNVIEIAPLAYMRGRTLNDAYVILDEAQNTTIEQMKMFLTRLGFGSTAVVTGDLTQIDLPKHVKSGLRDAIEVLHEVEGVSFTFFEARDVVRHPLVARIVTAYEKRDFTDKATGPAA; encoded by the coding sequence ATGACCATTCCCACGCAACGCGATTTCACCCTGGACCCCGCCGACACCGAACGCATGGCCAACCTGGCCGGGCCGTTCGACGCGCACCTGCGCCAGATCGAACTGCGCCTGGGCGTGGAGATCTCCAACCGCGGCAACGTGTTCCGGATCACCGGCCCGTCCAGCGCGGTCGCCGCCGCCGAGATTTTGCTGCAGGCCCTGTACGCCGAGGCCGACAGCGTGGTGTTCGACGATCAGGCCATCCACCTGCGCCTGAACCAGGCCAATGTCGACCACGTCGCGCAACGCGCCTACGAACCGCAGGAGGTGGCGATCAAGGTCAAGCGCGGCACCGTGCGCGGCCGCGGCGCCAACCAGGCCAAGTACCTGCACCAGATCGCCAGCCACGACATCAACTTCGGCGTCGGCCCGGCCGGCACCGGCAAGACCTTCCTGGCAGTGGCCAGCGCGGTCGAGGCGCTGAACGAATCGCGCGTGCAGCGGCTGATCCTGGTGCGCCCGGCGGTGGAAGCCGGCGAGAAGCTCGGCTTCCTGCCCGGCGACCTGAGCCAGAAGGTGGATCCCTATCTGCGCCCGCTGTACGACGCGCTGTACGAGATGCTCGGCGTGGAGAAGGTGATCAAGCTGCTGGAAAAGAACGTCATCGAGATCGCGCCGCTGGCCTACATGCGCGGGCGCACGCTCAACGACGCCTACGTGATCCTGGACGAAGCGCAGAACACCACCATCGAACAGATGAAGATGTTCCTGACCCGCTTGGGCTTCGGCTCCACCGCGGTGGTCACCGGCGACCTGACCCAGATCGACCTGCCCAAGCACGTCAAGTCCGGCCTGCGCGACGCGATCGAAGTGCTGCACGAGGTCGAGGGGGTCAGCTTCACCTTCTTCGAGGCGCGCGACGTGGTGCGCCACCCGCTGGTGGCGCGCATCGTCACCGCCTACGAAAAGCGCGATTTCACCGACAAGGCGACCGGTCCGGCCGCATGA
- the miaB gene encoding tRNA (N6-isopentenyl adenosine(37)-C2)-methylthiotransferase MiaB: MPGTPAPVSPLAAPAASAPALLPLPATRPAAPAVVRGKLYIKTHGCQMNEYDSAKMADVLAAAEGLELTDNPEEADVVLVNTCSIREKAQEKVFSQLGRWKALKAGGKPVIIGVGGCVASQEGEAIVKRAPYVDLVFGPQTLHRLPELIRARRESGKSQVDISFPEVEKFDCLPEPRADGPSAFVSIMEGCSKYCSFCVVPYTRGEEISRPFEDVLVEVAQLAAQGVREINLLGQNVNAYRGPYADAEAGEEPQYADLGLLIRSIAQIDGIGRIRFTTSHPLEFSDSLVDAYRDVPQLANYLHLPVQAGSDRILSAMKRGYTALEFKQKIRKLRAVRPDISISSDFIVGFPGETDADFDKTMKLIEDVGFDQSFSFIYSRRPGTPAADLEDNTPDAVKHARLARLQAHINAHSLQLSRDMVGSVQTVLVEGPSKKNPAELTGKTENMRSVNFPGHPRLVGQFVEVAITEALSNSLRGRLLVDAG, from the coding sequence ATGCCCGGGACGCCAGCCCCCGTTTCGCCACTCGCGGCTCCCGCCGCGAGCGCCCCTGCCCTGCTGCCGCTGCCTGCCACCCGGCCGGCGGCGCCGGCGGTGGTGCGCGGCAAGCTGTACATCAAGACCCACGGTTGCCAGATGAACGAGTACGACTCGGCCAAGATGGCCGACGTGCTCGCCGCCGCCGAGGGCCTAGAGCTGACCGACAACCCCGAAGAAGCAGACGTGGTGCTGGTCAACACCTGCTCGATCCGCGAGAAGGCGCAGGAGAAGGTGTTCAGCCAGCTCGGCCGCTGGAAAGCGCTGAAGGCCGGCGGCAAGCCGGTGATCATCGGCGTCGGCGGCTGCGTGGCGTCGCAGGAGGGCGAGGCGATCGTCAAGCGCGCGCCCTACGTGGACCTGGTGTTCGGCCCGCAGACCCTGCACCGGCTGCCGGAGCTGATCCGCGCGCGGCGCGAATCGGGCAAGTCGCAGGTGGACATCAGCTTCCCCGAGGTCGAGAAGTTCGACTGCCTGCCGGAACCGCGCGCCGACGGCCCGTCGGCATTCGTGTCGATCATGGAAGGCTGCTCCAAGTACTGCTCGTTCTGCGTGGTGCCCTATACCCGCGGCGAGGAGATCAGCCGGCCGTTCGAGGACGTGCTGGTGGAAGTGGCGCAGCTGGCCGCACAGGGCGTGCGCGAGATCAACCTGCTCGGCCAGAACGTCAACGCCTACCGCGGGCCGTACGCCGACGCCGAGGCCGGGGAAGAGCCGCAGTACGCCGACCTGGGCCTGCTGATCCGCAGCATCGCGCAGATCGACGGCATCGGCCGCATCCGCTTCACCACCTCGCATCCGCTGGAGTTCAGCGATTCGCTGGTCGATGCGTATCGCGACGTGCCGCAGCTGGCCAACTACCTGCATTTGCCGGTGCAGGCCGGCAGCGACCGCATCCTCAGCGCGATGAAGCGCGGCTACACCGCACTGGAATTCAAGCAGAAGATCCGCAAGCTGCGCGCGGTGCGCCCGGACATCTCGATCAGCTCGGACTTCATCGTCGGCTTCCCCGGCGAGACCGACGCCGACTTCGACAAGACCATGAAGCTGATCGAGGACGTTGGCTTCGACCAGAGCTTCTCCTTCATCTACTCGCGCCGCCCGGGCACGCCCGCGGCGGACCTGGAAGACAACACGCCCGACGCGGTCAAGCACGCGCGGCTGGCGCGGCTGCAGGCGCACATCAACGCGCACTCGCTGCAACTCTCGCGCGACATGGTCGGCAGCGTGCAGACGGTGCTGGTCGAAGGCCCGTCGAAAAAGAACCCGGCCGAGCTGACCGGCAAGACCGAGAACATGCGCTCGGTGAACTTCCCCGGGCATCCGCGCCTGGTCGGCCAGTTCGTCGAGGTGGCGATCACCGAGGCGCTGAGCAATTCCTTGCGCGGGCGCCTGCTCGTCGACGCCGGCTGA
- a CDS encoding DUF4344 domain-containing metallopeptidase, with amino-acid sequence MQKTLIAILIVALLAVGGGWAYTAWKGQQSVAAVPATLPPPAKPAAKGASADAVADAAAGHAVDAQQGPQPEAAKDATTEEPKAEGVKFTYEYVPPRDPALQDAYDFAVKIDILHRLPEVNAMDGLLMLPGPLHLITAECKQTNAFYSPTKHELVLCYEMVEMLTKIGASLGEQNQDDSFSARFLLANTRFIMLHEFGHALIDMLSLPSTGREEDSADQLASSLMLMFMAPNESPGDLAENLRLAGLFFVLNTKEQYGAADFADEHSLGQQRFYNLMCMLYGRDPGKYLRLVTSGMLPEDRAQRCPTESSRITTAWAKLLLPHIAPKYQMSGEEAQKRYDEAKRKQEENAESPYVR; translated from the coding sequence ATGCAAAAGACTCTCATCGCGATCTTGATCGTGGCGCTGTTGGCCGTAGGCGGCGGTTGGGCCTATACCGCATGGAAGGGGCAACAGTCCGTCGCGGCCGTACCCGCGACGCTGCCCCCTCCGGCCAAGCCCGCGGCCAAGGGCGCCTCCGCCGATGCGGTCGCCGATGCCGCCGCCGGCCATGCGGTCGATGCGCAGCAGGGTCCGCAGCCGGAGGCGGCAAAGGACGCGACGACCGAGGAGCCGAAGGCCGAGGGCGTCAAGTTCACCTACGAATACGTGCCGCCGCGCGATCCGGCGCTGCAGGACGCGTACGACTTCGCCGTCAAGATCGACATCCTGCACCGCCTGCCCGAGGTCAACGCGATGGACGGGCTATTGATGCTGCCCGGCCCGCTGCACCTGATCACCGCCGAGTGCAAGCAGACCAACGCCTTCTATTCGCCGACCAAGCACGAGTTGGTGCTGTGCTACGAAATGGTGGAGATGCTGACCAAGATCGGCGCCAGCCTGGGCGAGCAGAACCAGGACGACAGTTTCAGCGCACGTTTCCTGCTGGCGAACACCCGTTTCATCATGCTGCACGAATTCGGCCATGCGCTGATCGACATGCTGAGCCTGCCCAGCACCGGCCGCGAGGAGGATTCGGCCGACCAGCTCGCCTCTTCGCTGATGCTGATGTTCATGGCGCCCAACGAGTCGCCCGGCGACCTGGCCGAGAACCTGCGGCTGGCCGGGCTGTTCTTCGTGCTCAACACCAAGGAACAGTACGGCGCGGCCGACTTCGCCGATGAGCACTCGCTCGGCCAGCAGCGCTTCTACAACCTGATGTGCATGCTGTACGGGCGCGACCCGGGCAAGTACCTGCGCCTGGTGACCAGCGGCATGCTGCCCGAGGACCGCGCCCAGCGCTGCCCCACCGAGAGCAGCCGCATCACCACCGCCTGGGCCAAGCTGCTGCTGCCGCACATCGCCCCCAAGTACCAGATGAGCGGCGAAGAAGCGCAGAAGCGCTACGACGAGGCGAAGCGCAAGCAGGAAGAGAACGCCGAGTCGCCGTACGTGCGCTGA
- a CDS encoding glutathione S-transferase family protein, producing MPIADRHVTLYHNPKSRSKGVLILLEELGADYALERIDFASGEQLAPEYMAINPMGKVPAIDHAGAVVTEQVAIYQYLADLYPEAGLAPAMGDPRRGPYLRWLAFYGSAFEPAIIDRALKREAPPRAMSPYADCDTVMGVVDDQLARGDYLLGERCTAADVLWGSALGWMIGFGLVDPPAPTRAYVERMAARPAVQRAQAIDADSA from the coding sequence ATGCCCATCGCCGACCGCCATGTGACCCTGTACCACAACCCCAAATCCCGCTCCAAAGGCGTGCTGATCCTGCTCGAGGAGCTGGGCGCGGACTACGCGCTGGAACGCATCGACTTCGCCAGCGGCGAACAGTTGGCGCCGGAGTACATGGCGATCAACCCGATGGGCAAGGTGCCGGCGATCGACCACGCCGGCGCGGTGGTCACCGAACAGGTGGCGATCTACCAATATCTGGCCGATCTGTACCCGGAAGCCGGGTTGGCCCCGGCGATGGGCGATCCGCGCCGTGGCCCCTACCTGCGCTGGCTGGCGTTCTACGGCTCGGCGTTCGAGCCGGCCATCATCGACCGCGCGCTCAAGCGCGAGGCGCCGCCGCGGGCGATGTCGCCGTACGCCGACTGCGACACGGTGATGGGCGTGGTCGACGACCAGCTGGCGCGCGGCGACTACCTGCTCGGCGAGCGCTGTACCGCAGCCGACGTGCTGTGGGGCAGCGCGCTGGGCTGGATGATCGGCTTCGGCCTGGTCGATCCGCCGGCGCCGACCCGCGCCTACGTCGAACGCATGGCGGCGCGGCCGGCGGTGCAGCGCGCGCAGGCGATCGACGCCGACAGCGCCTGA
- a CDS encoding WYL domain-containing protein — protein sequence MTSPASRTLRLIGLLQTRRVWAGAELAERLGVDRRSLRRDIERLRALGYAVQASSGVGGGYRLAAGAQMLPLLFEDDEAVTVAVALRAAAASMGGLEDTALRVLAKLDPLLPARVRQRAGALQAVTVSLGQEPAAADTQVLIGIASACRDRRLLGFGYCDHAGRSSQRLIEPLRLVNYGRRWYLLGWDRDRADWRTFRAERIVPPLQPGETIALRLPPRDPAAMVRDAIQHSPLPQQFGLSVQLRGSMADLGPRIPSWCGTLQAEQDGHCRLTMLAETLPWLAAQLLTLGVPFAALQADAAVMAGLRSALADLLAQLPATSE from the coding sequence ATGACTTCCCCTGCCTCCCGCACCTTGCGCCTGATCGGCTTGCTGCAGACTCGCCGGGTCTGGGCCGGCGCGGAGCTGGCCGAGCGCCTGGGCGTGGACCGGCGCAGCCTGCGCCGCGACATCGAGCGCCTGCGCGCCCTGGGCTACGCGGTGCAGGCCTCGTCCGGGGTCGGCGGCGGCTACCGGCTGGCGGCCGGGGCGCAGATGCTGCCGCTGCTGTTCGAGGACGACGAGGCGGTGACGGTCGCGGTGGCGCTGCGCGCGGCCGCGGCGAGCATGGGCGGCCTGGAGGACACCGCGCTGCGGGTATTGGCCAAGCTCGACCCGCTGCTGCCGGCGCGGGTGCGGCAGCGCGCCGGGGCATTGCAGGCGGTCACCGTGTCGCTGGGCCAGGAGCCGGCGGCGGCGGACACCCAGGTGCTGATTGGCATCGCCAGCGCCTGCCGCGATCGGCGCCTGCTCGGCTTCGGCTACTGCGACCATGCCGGACGCAGCAGCCAGCGCCTGATCGAGCCGCTGCGCCTGGTCAACTACGGGCGCCGCTGGTACCTGCTGGGCTGGGACCGCGACCGTGCCGACTGGCGCACGTTCCGCGCCGAGCGCATCGTGCCGCCGCTGCAGCCGGGCGAGACGATCGCGCTGCGGCTGCCGCCGCGCGACCCGGCCGCGATGGTGCGCGACGCGATCCAGCACAGCCCGCTGCCGCAGCAGTTCGGGCTGAGCGTGCAACTGCGAGGCAGCATGGCCGACCTGGGGCCGCGCATTCCGTCCTGGTGCGGAACCCTGCAGGCCGAGCAGGACGGCCATTGCCGGCTGACCATGCTGGCCGAAACGCTGCCCTGGCTGGCGGCGCAACTGCTCACCCTGGGCGTGCCGTTCGCAGCGCTGCAGGCCGACGCGGCGGTGATGGCCGGACTGCGCAGCGCGCTGGCCGACCTGCTGGCGCAGCTGCCGGCCACCTCCGAATGA
- a CDS encoding lytic transglycosylase domain-containing protein, with amino-acid sequence MKGMVGLLGLAIATLSAMPASAGTLYKCIGGDGVPSYVSKRVAGASCSVVGSYAPDRRAARPAPAVAAVSAERAANRGVITLAAPQSGAPATIISTPVAAPAPVAASVAPKSVAPVPAMTGAAPRRVVSGQVYSYMKDGVRHYTSARPTQVASLGAVRTIRYSFIETCYACANPGLNFGAVRLNTTAYQSEIAAAAREYGVDEAVVRAIIHAESAYNPMALSRAGAQGLMQLMPPTARRFGVSDSFDASQNIRGGVQYLAWLLKRFNGNLTLAAAGYNAGEGAVDKHGGVPPYSETQRYVQRVGLLADRYRGVLATAH; translated from the coding sequence ATGAAGGGGATGGTGGGGCTTCTGGGGCTTGCAATCGCAACGCTGTCGGCAATGCCGGCCAGTGCGGGCACCCTATACAAGTGCATCGGCGGCGACGGCGTGCCCAGCTACGTCAGCAAGCGCGTGGCCGGTGCCAGCTGCAGCGTGGTCGGCAGCTATGCGCCCGACCGCCGCGCCGCACGCCCTGCGCCCGCAGTTGCCGCCGTCTCCGCCGAACGTGCGGCCAACCGCGGTGTCATCACCCTGGCCGCGCCGCAGTCCGGCGCCCCGGCCACCATCATCAGCACGCCGGTCGCAGCGCCGGCGCCGGTCGCCGCCAGCGTGGCGCCGAAGAGCGTGGCGCCCGTGCCTGCGATGACCGGTGCCGCGCCGCGGCGGGTGGTCAGCGGCCAGGTCTATTCCTATATGAAGGACGGGGTGCGCCACTACACCAGCGCGCGGCCGACCCAGGTCGCCAGCCTCGGCGCGGTGCGCACCATCCGCTACAGCTTCATCGAGACCTGCTACGCCTGCGCCAACCCCGGGCTGAACTTCGGTGCGGTGCGGCTGAACACCACCGCCTACCAGAGCGAGATCGCCGCCGCCGCGCGCGAGTACGGGGTCGACGAGGCGGTGGTGCGCGCGATCATCCACGCCGAGTCGGCCTACAACCCGATGGCGCTGAGCCGCGCCGGCGCGCAGGGCCTGATGCAGCTGATGCCGCCGACCGCGCGCCGCTTCGGGGTCAGCGATTCGTTCGATGCGTCGCAGAACATCCGCGGCGGCGTGCAGTACCTGGCCTGGCTGCTGAAGCGCTTCAACGGCAACCTGACCCTGGCCGCCGCCGGCTACAACGCCGGCGAAGGCGCGGTAGACAAACACGGCGGGGTGCCGCCGTACAGCGAGACCCAGCGCTACGTGCAGCGCGTCGGCCTGCTCGCCGACCGCTACCGCGGCGTGCTGGCGACGGCGCATTGA
- the petA gene encoding ubiquinol-cytochrome c reductase iron-sulfur subunit, with protein sequence MANDGVNDSVNAGRRRFLTATTAVVGAVGAGFVAVPFIKSWNPSAKAKLAGAPVTADISALQEGQRLIMEWRGQPIWIVKRSKAILDALPTLDGRLKDPKSEVTDQQPAYIKGEGRSIKPDISVLVGLCTHLGCSPEMVAEIRPEPYDPEWKGGYFCPCHKSRFDMAGRVFQGVPAPINLLVPPHHYQDDNTLIIGVDPSSSAKGAA encoded by the coding sequence ATGGCCAACGATGGGGTCAACGATTCTGTTAATGCAGGACGCCGCCGCTTTCTCACCGCCACCACGGCGGTGGTGGGCGCGGTGGGTGCGGGTTTCGTCGCGGTTCCTTTCATCAAGTCCTGGAACCCCAGCGCAAAGGCCAAACTGGCCGGTGCGCCGGTCACCGCGGACATCAGCGCGTTGCAGGAAGGTCAGCGCCTGATCATGGAGTGGCGCGGTCAGCCGATCTGGATCGTCAAGCGCTCCAAGGCGATCCTGGACGCGTTGCCGACGCTGGATGGGCGGCTCAAGGACCCAAAGTCCGAGGTCACCGACCAGCAGCCGGCCTACATCAAGGGCGAGGGCCGTTCGATCAAGCCCGACATCTCGGTGCTGGTCGGGCTGTGCACGCACCTGGGCTGTTCGCCGGAGATGGTCGCCGAGATCCGTCCCGAACCCTACGATCCGGAGTGGAAGGGCGGCTATTTCTGCCCCTGCCACAAGTCGCGCTTCGACATGGCCGGCCGCGTGTTCCAGGGCGTGCCCGCCCCGATCAACCTGCTGGTGCCCCCCCATCATTACCAGGACGACAACACGCTGATCATCGGCGTCGATCCCAGTTCGTCCGCGAAGGGGGCAGCGTAA
- a CDS encoding cytochrome bc complex cytochrome b subunit — MADNLLTRTAGNVFDWVNERAPGLMPFYRKHVGEYYAPKNFNIWYYFGSLAMVVLVNQIVTGIFLTMHYKTSAAEAFNSVEYIMRDVEWGWLIRYMHSTGASLFFIVVYLHMFRGLLYGSYKKPRELVWILGMLIYLVLMAEAFMGYVLPWGQMSFWGAKVIISLFGAIPVIGNGLTEWIMGDYLPSDATLNRFFALHVIALPLVLLLLVVLHLGALHEVGSNNPDGVEIKKGPKGNRWDPNKPADGIPFHPYYTVKDLVGVGFLLLIGAFIIFFVPAFGGLFLEHDNFTEANRLVTPEHIKPVWYYTPYYAMLRVVPNKLGGVLVMFSAIAILFLVPWLDRAKVKSIRYRGWISRVMLGVLAVCFVWLGVIGSGPGTDASETIIGRVLTVLYFGFFLTMPVWTTLDRTKPVPERVTTHD, encoded by the coding sequence ATGGCCGACAATCTCCTTACCCGCACCGCGGGCAACGTGTTCGACTGGGTCAACGAGCGCGCGCCGGGGCTGATGCCGTTCTACCGCAAGCACGTCGGCGAGTACTACGCGCCGAAGAACTTCAACATCTGGTACTACTTCGGTTCGCTGGCGATGGTGGTGCTGGTCAACCAGATCGTCACCGGCATCTTCCTGACGATGCACTACAAGACCAGCGCGGCCGAGGCGTTCAACTCGGTCGAGTACATCATGCGCGACGTCGAGTGGGGCTGGCTGATCCGCTACATGCACTCCACCGGCGCCTCGCTGTTCTTCATCGTGGTGTACCTGCACATGTTCCGCGGCCTGCTCTACGGCAGCTACAAGAAGCCGCGCGAGCTGGTGTGGATCCTCGGCATGCTGATCTACCTGGTGCTGATGGCCGAGGCGTTCATGGGCTACGTGCTGCCGTGGGGGCAGATGTCGTTCTGGGGCGCCAAGGTGATCATCTCGCTGTTCGGCGCGATCCCGGTGATCGGCAACGGCCTGACCGAGTGGATCATGGGCGACTACCTGCCGTCCGACGCCACGCTCAACCGCTTCTTCGCGCTGCACGTGATCGCGCTGCCGCTGGTGCTGTTGCTGTTGGTGGTGCTGCACCTGGGCGCGCTGCACGAGGTCGGCTCCAACAACCCCGACGGCGTGGAGATCAAGAAGGGACCCAAGGGCAACCGCTGGGATCCGAACAAGCCGGCCGACGGCATTCCGTTCCACCCGTACTACACGGTCAAGGACCTGGTCGGGGTCGGCTTCCTGCTGCTGATCGGCGCCTTCATCATCTTCTTCGTGCCCGCGTTCGGCGGCCTGTTCCTGGAGCACGACAACTTCACCGAGGCCAACCGCCTGGTCACGCCCGAGCACATCAAGCCGGTGTGGTACTACACGCCGTACTACGCGATGTTGCGGGTGGTGCCGAACAAGCTCGGCGGCGTGCTGGTGATGTTCTCGGCGATCGCGATCCTGTTCCTGGTGCCGTGGCTGGACCGCGCCAAGGTCAAGTCGATCCGCTACCGCGGCTGGATCTCCAGGGTGATGCTGGGCGTGCTGGCGGTGTGCTTCGTGTGGCTCGGCGTGATCGGCTCCGGTCCCGGCACCGATGCCAGCGAGACCATCATCGGCCGCGTGCTGACCGTGCTGTACTTCGGATTCTTCCTGACCATGCCGGTCTGGACCACGTTGGACCGGACCAAGCCGGTGCCGGAGCGGGTGACCACCCATGACTAA
- a CDS encoding cytochrome c1, protein MSKRLMSVLACFASALLLSASALAAEGGATQQAGNDLGDRASLQRGAKLFMNYCSGCHSLKYLRYSRMAEDLGLSEDEVMANLNFTGAKVGEHIEAAMPHDAAAKWFGKAPPDLSLIARVRGTDWVYTYLKSFYLDQSRPLGWNNKLFANASMPNPLWELQGLQQPIYGKAEQPGVDKPVERLQLSSPGRETPAQFDQTVRDISNFLEYAGEPAALKRQSLGVWVVLFLALLTFLAYLLKKEYWKDVH, encoded by the coding sequence ATGAGCAAGCGCCTGATGTCCGTCCTGGCCTGCTTCGCCTCCGCGCTGCTGTTGTCCGCCTCGGCGCTGGCCGCCGAGGGCGGCGCCACCCAGCAGGCCGGCAACGACCTCGGCGACCGCGCCTCGCTGCAGCGCGGCGCCAAGCTGTTCATGAACTACTGCTCCGGCTGCCATTCGCTGAAATACCTGCGCTACTCGCGCATGGCCGAGGACCTGGGCCTGAGCGAGGACGAGGTGATGGCCAACCTCAACTTCACCGGTGCCAAGGTCGGCGAGCACATCGAGGCGGCGATGCCGCACGATGCGGCGGCCAAGTGGTTCGGCAAGGCGCCGCCGGACCTGAGCCTGATCGCGCGCGTGCGCGGCACCGACTGGGTCTATACCTACCTCAAGTCGTTCTATCTGGACCAGTCGCGCCCGTTGGGCTGGAACAACAAGCTGTTCGCCAACGCCTCGATGCCCAATCCGCTGTGGGAGCTGCAGGGCCTGCAGCAGCCGATCTACGGCAAGGCCGAGCAGCCCGGCGTAGACAAGCCGGTGGAACGGCTGCAGCTGTCTTCGCCGGGCCGGGAAACGCCGGCGCAGTTCGACCAGACGGTCCGCGACATCAGCAACTTCCTCGAATACGCCGGCGAACCGGCCGCGCTGAAGCGACAGAGCCTGGGCGTGTGGGTGGTGCTGTTCCTGGCGCTGCTGACCTTCCTCGCCTATCTGCTGAAGAAGGAATACTGGAAGGACGTGCATTGA